From Faecalicatena sp. Marseille-Q4148:
TATAATGAACGCATATCCCCCGCAAATTCCTCCATTACAATATCATTTTGCGATGAAAAACGATATAATTCACTGACCAGTTCCATTACAACAATATAATGCTGCTGCAGCGTCCTGTTCCGCACTGCAATCTGATCCAAATACTGATCCACTGCCCCGCTGATTTCTTCCTCCGTTCCAAGCCGAATCATTTTAAATAAATGTGTAAAAACTTCTGTGTCTGTTCCGGTCTCTTTCTCACTCATTTCTCTCGGCGCAATCTCTTTCATATTGATCGCTCTGTTCGCTCCGTAAATGGCTCTGTACGATACAGCTTCTCTCGCACTGCTGTAAGACTGCGACAATTCCAGCATATTGCTGCATACAAAACCAACTCCAACTGTGACAACTGCTCCCATTATCCGCTTCACATATCGGCAAAAGCGATCGCACTCATCTGTCAGACGGGATACTTCCTGCTCTGTCGAAAGCTGTGCGATCAGAACTGTATTATTCAGATAAGAAAAACACTTTCCTCTCCAGGCTTCTGCCAGGCGCTCCACTGCCTGTTTCTGTACTGCCGTAAATAAGAGCAATGGATTCACGCCATCGGGGATTCGGCTGGACGATGTATGGATTACAAGACAGCAATAAAAAGGACCTTCCATCGTAATCTGATAATCTTTAAGATATTTCGGAAGATCTTCCTGCTGAATCCTCCCCTCGATCAATGTAGAATAAAAATTCACCTGCAATAACGGCAATGATTCCAGATAATAATTCTGCAGAACTTCCACATTACGTTTTTCGCTGATTTCCTGGTCTAATTTCTGTTTTAAATGCGAAAACACATTGGTCAGTTCCACAGAATTTACCGGCTTTAGAAGATACTCTTCCACTTCCAGATGTACAGCTTCTTTCGCATATTCAAATTCATCAAATCCTGTGAAAATCAAAAGCTTCGTTGCCGGAAATTCCTCTTTAATCCGGTGCGCCAGCTCCATTCCATCTACATAAGGCATCTTTATATCCGTCATTACCACGTCCGGCTGATATTCTTCCACCATTTCAAATGCCTTCACTCCATTATTCGCATAACCGATCACAGAAAAGCCAAGACCTTCCCAATCTATTTTTTTCATAATGACCTGAATTACCTCTTCCTCGTCATCTACAAGAAGCACTGTGTATTTTTCCATAACTGTTTCTCCATTGTTTTTAATATCTATTATTATATCAGATGTATATTGAAATAGAAATCCCGGACGAAAAAAAAGAGCCAGAAATACATCTGACTCTTCTGCCTTATATCATAATTATTTTTTCTGAACGTATTTCAGACAGTCAAGTGTTACTGCCACAAGGATAATGATACCTGAGAATACGAACTGAAGGTTTGTATCAATACCGAGGATTGTAAGAGAGTATGTAAGTGCTGTAAAGATAAATACACCAACTACTACACCTGAAATCTTACCAATACCACCTGTGAAAGATACTCCGCCAACTACACAGGCTGCGATGGCATCCATCTCCCATCCCTGTCCGTAAGCTGCTGATCCTGAACCAACCATTCTCATACACTCTAACCAGGAACCAAATCCATACAGAACACCTGCAAGCATAAATGCACCAACAGTTACCCAGAATACAGAAATACCAGAAACAGCTGCCGCTTCCGGGTTACCTCCGACTGCGTACAGATTCTTACCAAAGCTTGTTTTATTCCAAATGAACCATACGATTGCAATAGCTGCTACTGCCCAGAGAATGATTGTCGGGAATCCATTGACTCTAGGAATTACCATATTTGGAATTGTCGGCTCAATTGCACCGAAAGATACACCTTTTGTTGCATAAGTAATGAGACCAAAGATTACAAGCATGTTCGCCATTGTTGAAATAAATGGATGCATTTTAAACTTCGCTGTAAAGAAACCGGCAATTGTTGTAAAGAATGTACAAAGTACAACACATACGACAAGAGCCAGAATCATTCTTGCACCGATAGACATCTTCGTAAAATCAAAAATATGTCCAAATACAGAACCTGTATTCACTCCCTGATGCATGATAATTGTTGCTGTTGTCATACCCATACCTACCATACGTCCGATGGAAAGGTCAGTACCTGCAAGAAGGATCAGACCGGCAACACCAAGTGCAAGGAACATTCGAGGAGATGCCTGCTGAAGTATGTTAAGTACGTTATTGTATGTCAGAAGCGGAGCTCCTTTGATAATCGGTGTGATGATACATAATGCAATAAAGATTAAAATAATTGCAATATACAATCCATTCTGCAATAAGAATGATCTTCTGTTGAATGTATACTTGTAGTTTTCCCATTTCTGTGCTCTTGTCTCAAGAAATGTAAACTTAGACATACGCAGCAAATCAATTAAATGGAACTTAAAATTATATGCGGCATGTCTTCTGTCTTTGATTTCCTGAAGATTTTTCTGATACTGAAGTTTCGCATCAAACAGACGGTTTTTATATACATAATTCTCGTCTTTAATCTCCTGGTGATCTTTTAATTTAGAAGCAAGTTCCTGATGTTCTTTCTCAAGTTCTGCTACTTTTAAGCGGTATTTTTCTTTTGCTGCAACTTTTTCCTGAGCACAGCTTGCTGCGACTGCCTGATAATAATCCTTATCAAAATGTGCTTTCAGATAATTTTCTGCCTCTGAAATTAATTTTGCAACCTCAGCCTTATGTTTGGATTCTACTGCTTTTGCCTGTTCCAATTCTTTGTGTGCAGCAGCAATTCTGTGTTCGCGTTCTTCTTTTGTCAGGCTCTTATCTCTTTTCATGGTATCAATGGCATTCTGCATTGCAACCACTTTATCTGTACCGTCTGCTCTGAGACCGTCAATCTTTGCCTGAATCTTACCGATATGATCCTCGATCGGCCTGCGCAGTTCTAATTCCTGCTCTGCCGTAAGAATCTTATTGTTTTCATTAGCCATAACTTCAATCTCCCTCATTTATAGGTATTTTGCACTGAGTCTTAAAAGCTCTTCCTGATTTGTCTCTTTTGTATTTACGATTCCGGAGAGGTGTCCATTGGACATGACTCCGATACGGTTAGTAATTCCGAGGATCTCCGGCATTTCAGAAGAAACAACAATAATTGTCTTACCCTGTTTTGCCATGTTAATGATCAGTTCGTAAATCTCATACTTAGCACCGACATCGATACCTCTTGTCGGCTCATCCATCATAAATACCTGTGGATCTCTCTCCAGCCATTTACCAAAGATAACCTTCTGCTGATTACCACCGGAGAGGCTGGCAATCATATCATCCGGTCCCATACACTTTGTATGCATAATCCGAATTTCATCTGCAGTTGCCTTTACCATCTTAGCTTCTGAAAGAGCAATTCCTGATTTATAATGATTCAAATTGGCAATCGTCGTATTAAACGTTAAGTCCTCTTTTAAGAACAGACCATTTGCTTTACGCTCTTCCGTAATCATTGCAAATCCATGATCCATTGCTTCTTTTGCACTGGTAAAGTTCATCAGATGTCCATTGAAATATACTCGTCCGGCCGCTCTTGTCCGTACTCCGAAAATCGTTTCCAGAAGCTCTGTTCGACCAGCTCCCACAAGTCCATACAGACCAAAAATCTCACCTTTTCTAACATCAAATGAAATATCCTGTAAATGTGGTTCAAATTTCGTTGATAAATGCTGAATCGACAGTACAACGTCCTGTGGCTGATTATCTACCGGCGGGAAACGATTTTCAAGAGAACGTCCTACCATCGCAGCAATCAGCTCATTCATATTTGTCTCCTGAGTACTCTTTGTCATAACAAGATTACCATCGCGGAGAACAGATACTTCATCACAGATTTTAAAAATCTCGTCCATCTTATGAGAAATGTAGATCAAAGCAATTCCCTGCTCTTTTAACATATTCATCATTTCAAACAGTTTATCAACTTCCTGGACGGTCAGGGATGATGTTGGCTCATCAAGAACGATTACTTTTGAATTATAAGAAATTGCTTTCGCAATCTCACACATCTGACGCTGTGATACAGACATATTCCGCATCGGCTGTGTCAGGTTCACTGTCATTCCAAGCTTTCTGAACAATTCAGAAGCCTCTTTTTTCATTCGTCCTTCATCAACGATTCCCAGAGAATTTACCGGATAACGTCCAAGAAATAAATTGTCAACTACATTTCGCTCCAGACACTGGTTCAGCTCCTGATGAACCATCGCAATACCATTCTCAAGGGCATCTTTCGGTCCGGAAAAACTCACTTCTTTTCCATCAAGGAAAATATTACCTTCATCTTTCTGATATGTTCCGAACAGGCACTTCATCATTGTAGATTTTCCTGCACCGTTCTCCCCCATAAGTCCCATGACTGTTCCGCGTTTTACATTCAGATTGATATGATCAAGAACACGGTTACGTCCAAAGGATTTGCTCATGCCGCATATCGATAAGATGATATCATCTTTCTTATCTGCCATTATTCTCTACTCCTGTATTCGTTAGATTTATTCTGTCCTACAAGAGGATATTAGGGAGAATCTCTTCTCCCTAATAAGTTATGTCCTCTTTATTGTTGCATCTGTGATTACTGATTCAGTAAGGATGTGTAAGAAGCTGCGTTGTCTGTCTTAACCATGTTGATTGCGAATGCATCATACTGTCCAGGGTTTCCAAGACGGTTTGTGATATTAGATTCTGTCTGGCCATCTCCACCGATGTACTCAACTTCAAGGTTAAGAAGTTTATCATAGTTCTGAAGCAATGGCTGATATGTAGAACTTAAGAAGTTGTCTGCTGCATTGTAGATGTTAAGCCATACTTTCTTAGTAGGGTTTTTCTCTTTATCAAGCTGATTAGAAACCGGCTCGTAGATCTTTGTAGAATCTGTAAAGTCCTGATAGTTATCTGCTGTTACAGCTACGTTTAATGCATAGTAAGAACGTTCTTCTTCTCTGTATACATAAACATCATCTGAAAGAACATTTCCTGCTTCATCTTCTGTACCGATACCTGTGTCAATGTCTACACCATCAAGTGCGTTACGAAGAACACGAAGTGTTAAGTAAGCCTGAACGTCTGCATGCTGGCTGATTGTTCCGCCGTATCCTTCTGCGATTGCTGCAACTGCGTCGCTGTTTGCATCGTATCCGAATGTCGGTACCTTATTGTCTTTTGACCATGCATTAAACATTGACATTCCCATACCATCGTTGTTAGATGCAACTACATCGATCTGATCTCCAAAAGAAGATGACCATGTTCCGATAGAGTTACCTGCTGTTGCTGCATCCCATGTAGAACCTGCAGAGTTCTTCATTTCCTGAGAAGCAAGTTCACGAACAACATATTTCTTTCCGTTTACTTCCAATTCTCCGTCTTTAACTGCTTTTGCAGATCCGTCTGTGTTTGTACCGATCGGATCACTGTTGATGTTTCCATCTTTTTCCACTGCTGTTCCAAGAGCTTTACGAACACCTCTTGTACGAGCAATAGAGTCATTGTGTCCAATATCACCGATTGCAAGTACATATCCGATTACACCATCGCCGTTACGGTCAATCTTATCAATGTTTGCCTCGATATAATCTTTAACCATTGTTCCCTGAAGCTCAGCACCCTGATTTGCATCAAATCCTACATAATATGTATCTTTATTGAAGTTCAGCGCTGTCTTGTCCAACTCTCCTGTAGAACTGTTAGATGGCTGACGGTTAAACCATACTAATGGTTTGTCTTTGT
This genomic window contains:
- a CDS encoding sugar ABC transporter ATP-binding protein, coding for MADKKDDIILSICGMSKSFGRNRVLDHINLNVKRGTVMGLMGENGAGKSTMMKCLFGTYQKDEGNIFLDGKEVSFSGPKDALENGIAMVHQELNQCLERNVVDNLFLGRYPVNSLGIVDEGRMKKEASELFRKLGMTVNLTQPMRNMSVSQRQMCEIAKAISYNSKVIVLDEPTSSLTVQEVDKLFEMMNMLKEQGIALIYISHKMDEIFKICDEVSVLRDGNLVMTKSTQETNMNELIAAMVGRSLENRFPPVDNQPQDVVLSIQHLSTKFEPHLQDISFDVRKGEIFGLYGLVGAGRTELLETIFGVRTRAAGRVYFNGHLMNFTSAKEAMDHGFAMITEERKANGLFLKEDLTFNTTIANLNHYKSGIALSEAKMVKATADEIRIMHTKCMGPDDMIASLSGGNQQKVIFGKWLERDPQVFMMDEPTRGIDVGAKYEIYELIINMAKQGKTIIVVSSEMPEILGITNRIGVMSNGHLSGIVNTKETNQEELLRLSAKYL
- a CDS encoding substrate-binding domain-containing protein, which produces MKKRIALLMMAAALAVSATACGSGGDTSDGGDKKGEAKTSEVANKDKPLVWFNRQPSNSSTGELDKTALNFNKDTYYVGFDANQGAELQGTMVKDYIEANIDKIDRNGDGVIGYVLAIGDIGHNDSIARTRGVRKALGTAVEKDGNINSDPIGTNTDGSAKAVKDGELEVNGKKYVVRELASQEMKNSAGSTWDAATAGNSIGTWSSSFGDQIDVVASNNDGMGMSMFNAWSKDNKVPTFGYDANSDAVAAIAEGYGGTISQHADVQAYLTLRVLRNALDGVDIDTGIGTEDEAGNVLSDDVYVYREEERSYYALNVAVTADNYQDFTDSTKIYEPVSNQLDKEKNPTKKVWLNIYNAADNFLSSTYQPLLQNYDKLLNLEVEYIGGDGQTESNITNRLGNPGQYDAFAINMVKTDNAASYTSLLNQ
- a CDS encoding galactoside ABC transporter permease, with protein sequence MANENNKILTAEQELELRRPIEDHIGKIQAKIDGLRADGTDKVVAMQNAIDTMKRDKSLTKEEREHRIAAAHKELEQAKAVESKHKAEVAKLISEAENYLKAHFDKDYYQAVAASCAQEKVAAKEKYRLKVAELEKEHQELASKLKDHQEIKDENYVYKNRLFDAKLQYQKNLQEIKDRRHAAYNFKFHLIDLLRMSKFTFLETRAQKWENYKYTFNRRSFLLQNGLYIAIILIFIALCIITPIIKGAPLLTYNNVLNILQQASPRMFLALGVAGLILLAGTDLSIGRMVGMGMTTATIIMHQGVNTGSVFGHIFDFTKMSIGARMILALVVCVVLCTFFTTIAGFFTAKFKMHPFISTMANMLVIFGLITYATKGVSFGAIEPTIPNMVIPRVNGFPTIILWAVAAIAIVWFIWNKTSFGKNLYAVGGNPEAAAVSGISVFWVTVGAFMLAGVLYGFGSWLECMRMVGSGSAAYGQGWEMDAIAACVVGGVSFTGGIGKISGVVVGVFIFTALTYSLTILGIDTNLQFVFSGIIILVAVTLDCLKYVQKK
- a CDS encoding response regulator; its protein translation is MEKYTVLLVDDEEEVIQVIMKKIDWEGLGFSVIGYANNGVKAFEMVEEYQPDVVMTDIKMPYVDGMELAHRIKEEFPATKLLIFTGFDEFEYAKEAVHLEVEEYLLKPVNSVELTNVFSHLKQKLDQEISEKRNVEVLQNYYLESLPLLQVNFYSTLIEGRIQQEDLPKYLKDYQITMEGPFYCCLVIHTSSSRIPDGVNPLLLFTAVQKQAVERLAEAWRGKCFSYLNNTVLIAQLSTEQEVSRLTDECDRFCRYVKRIMGAVVTVGVGFVCSNMLELSQSYSSAREAVSYRAIYGANRAINMKEIAPREMSEKETGTDTEVFTHLFKMIRLGTEEEISGAVDQYLDQIAVRNRTLQQHYIVVMELVSELYRFSSQNDIVMEEFAGDMRSLYGRILDMEPETFRKWLVQISLSLHEKLTNARSNSTKSFVAKAKEYVENHYGDETLSLDLICRKLGVSNSYFSTIFKKETGNSFIGYLTEYRMEKAAEMLIESDEKSYIIGKKVGYTDPNYFSYVFKRQFGTSPSKYRTEYAERET